Sequence from the Myxocyprinus asiaticus isolate MX2 ecotype Aquarium Trade chromosome 44, UBuf_Myxa_2, whole genome shotgun sequence genome:
GGTGGTGTGTAGCCACTGTAGTAGCGTGCCCGGGATGAGAAGTTTCCTCCCCGTGAGCGGAATCGGGCCCGGGGGAAACCGCGGTCTGTGGTGCTAATGCCAGGACGATTTGTTCTCTTGGCACCAACCTGTAAAAACAGTTAAAGACttgagaaatataaaaaaaaaatgtacctcCAAACTTgtactcaattttttttttttatagactcataaataataataataataataataataaaaaaaggtccTGAAATTTGTCAGCAAGTGAATAGTAAAGTCAAAACTTGGGAAAAGGAAACCAAATATTCTAATATAACCATTTTGGcttaaaagtttagcaattagcaaaaaataaaaaaaacatttttaaaaaagttaaCACTTCACCTTTTATATGCACTCTAGATTTCATCTCACCTTAATCTGTCTTCCTCTGAATAAGGACTCGTCCAATGCCATGGCTGTCCTGACAGACTCCTTGTCCGCAAACTCGATATATGCAAACCTTAAATGTAAACAGGCAAAACAGTCACACAAGGGCAGTCAAGGTcaaccaaaaacaacacaaaagctTACACTGACAATTATTTATAGTCAATTTAAACTGACAAGAGAGACTGAAAACAGTTAGGCAAATATATAAAGTGATGCATGCATCACAAACTAACCCATAAGTAAGCTCAAGTTGTAAAGGATttttgtaaataacaaacatgtaaacaGAACACTTTTCACAGTATCTGTGATTAAGGCATTACATCAAACATTACACCATGCAATGGAAATGTCAGCAAATTAATGGGAAGCAGCTTGAAAATACAGTGCACCAAAAAAGCAAAGAGTTAGAGAACAATCTCACATCTCTATGACATATACTCCAGTGTTAATAGCCTTTAAGTCCACATATAGGAGTGTAAAAACTTTCtacctcaaaaaaacaaaaaacaaaaaaaaaacaaaacaaaaaaaaaaaaaacaagccataTTCATTACTGCCATGGCTAGTAAAGTGCCTACAGACATTGAACCCAAGAGTTGAGGCAAAAAGATTGGAATATTAAAGTATCTATGTTCTAAGTTCTACAGTCTTAGGGCTGAAAAAGTGTTCAAGTTTTTgaataattcatgattttatacgaAGCCATGTTTTACTACACACAAATTTACTAAATTATGCTTCATCACCAGTACCACTGCCAATACTCCCCAATCAAATTCCAGAATAgtgtgttcattattttaatggcCACAGTTCAATCTGTGGCTTCTCTGCATGGTGAAATGTTTTAGTCCAAAGCATTAATCCTTCTCTAAATCTAATATGTTTGTCCTGTCATTGAGATGCCATAGAACTGAAGGTAGGAGTTATGACCACGGGTTATTAACCGAAAATTCTCCATATTTTTCCCTAACACTGATGGATAATTTCAAATtctgtccgtcattttgatagattaaaaaataataataatgttacctagtgtatCAGTTTTGACTtaacattctctctcacacacaactgCTTTTAATAGTAATAAAcggcacacacactcactgtgcTTGTGCCATTTATTGCCATTAAAATGTGTATTAACAGGTGCCATCACCATTAACACCTGGTAATATGAGTCTCTTTTGACCAATTGCGTTCAGATTtcgaggagagggtctctgaATTAATGACTGCATGTATCAGTCATTACGTTAGTTTGTTACTGCACGATTAGTGTgttactttataaaaataaagcgcaaaaaataataaaaagcatgAAAAAAGAGGTGCATGTTTTCTGCCAATTACTTGCATATTATCACAAACAGAAATACGTTACGTTAAATACGTTAACAGCAGAAATAAGTTATTTTAGAAGAGTCCCTGTACAAGAGCTTCAGAGATGtgtatgcttctcatctgtgacacTTTGTGATATCagaaacactgaaaaagttctgtGAAATTGTGCATGTACGTATGCACATTTTCAAATGTTCCAATCAGATGTTTCTTTCTTTAATAGCTGCAAGTAGTTGGTAAATCTTGTTTTAGCATGGTTgactgacaggtagaactttcacccaAGATGTCACAACACTTGAATTTGGGGagtcaaaaaaatacataatttaagcCTATCCACTGTCATGTATATGCCATAATGGATGCTACGCCCCTGACTGTAGTACTTACTAAAACACGTATGACTTATAAAAACAGACCCGGTCTGTCTACATTAACTCGGATTAAATCTGTGTTTTGGTTTCATAACGcgctctgtccacactgccgttttcataagttgctcatccacactgaaatgtaggAAAACTCTtaaaatccccttactgtgcacGTGAAAAATTGTCCTCGTTTTCAAAAGGTTTagttttcgctgacaaaaacgctgtctcagtgtggacggaagaccAAAATgttgagaaaaagatgcgttttcaaacgaaaacgtattagtgtggacatggcctcagCCCTTCAGAGCGACGGATAACGATTTTTTCTAGTGCAACCTTTGGTTATGATGGACAAATTGAAGAGAATGTATTAGTTACCCCTTGGGGTGTCCTGTAAACTTGTCACACAAGATGGTGACTCGGTTTACGGAGCCACAGCCATGGAAGTGCGCCTCCAGCTCTTCTGCTGTCGCACCATAATCCacctgcaagagagagagaaagaatctAAAAATCTAATGCCAAGGTATTATTACCATACCTAACATCTCAATAATTATGCAGAGGTTGATATAAAAAGTACAAAACTATCTGAATATAGGTTGTGACAGACTAATAAATGCTGGGTGAACAATTAACCATACATTTCCAACGTAAATAGACCTCCCATCAGCTTCCATCTTCTCTTCGATGGACATGATGACAGGGCCGGCTGCAAAGAGAAAACAAACCATCCGCCAATGTATGACTTCATGTGCAAGTTTGCAATTTAAACActttgggtgcttctcatttctgaaattgtgcatcctcgtttcttTTCCTCGCTTCCTAACTCCACCCCTCTTAGGAAACGAGGAAAGTatggaaggaaaggaaacgaggacagAGGAATCTAAGCAAGAcggatttgtaaaatgaaatgaccTTGCTCAATCTTGTCATGTCAGAGTGCGCTTTTGTGCAGCTGCAATACCTCGGAGTACTTGCCATTatgttattgaaactttattaatatattcataataaatccaaataaCTGAAGATGCACTGTAGAAGTATGTGACaaatatggtttatttaaaccacTAAGGTGAAACATGACTTAAAACGGTTGTGCGTGATGTGAAGGAGAATTCATGCATGCGTCAGGTGCTTCGACCAAAAGGTCTTCCGCATAGAATGCTCGTGTTTCCTCGCTCAAGCGTCCTCGATAAGCTTCCTCCGTCCTCAATCCTCGCCTCCTCTTGGTCCGATAAGAGAATTGATACGTCCTTAATGATGGCGGACTTTGATTTCCGGATCACAGGCTTGAGGATAGAGGAGCGAGGAAACGGGGATGCGCAATTTAGGAAATTAAAAGCACCCTTTATCGGTGAGGTTATTGTATAGCTTCATAGCTAAAATCTAGGTTTCGTTCTGTTCTTAGACAAAATATCTCAATTGACCTCAAACAAACCAGTGCTCATTATACTTTTTCCTCTAATGTAGTCCTATTTATCAGCACAGTCTTTTATGCAGTGCTCTCTTTCAGTACTCATTTGTGCACAATTTTTCCTTAAGACTTGCTCGTTCACCCTCCCTCATTCGTCCAGTCTCACTCACCAGGTGGAGGACTGAGGTTCATCTGTTTCTCCACTTCGTTCTGTAGCTCCTTCAGTTtctctgcctcctcctccatCTCTCTCACACGGGCTTTGATTGCCTCCAGCTcctgaaaagacaaaataatatcCATATATAATCCACATCCTTCtatcaaaacattaaacattaggCAATCAAAGCCTGTATTGCAGATATTATTAATAGTTACTTTGCATTACTTGATCCTTCAGATTAAAacaaaatgcatcaaaatcatTCAGAAAAACTTGGATCTGGAGCAAACCCGTGTGCTTGCTACCGTTTTAAGCATGTGAGATTTATTGCCAAAAATGCATAAACTTTCATTATTTTCAGCAGTGATCATGGACACAGCATGCACATGCATTCTCACACAT
This genomic interval carries:
- the LOC127434323 gene encoding polyadenylate-binding protein 2-B-like isoform X2, whose amino-acid sequence is MAEFGNGLAEESLLDSDPGHSELEDPGVGDEEPGFDEGEAAIEDPELEAIKARVREMEEEAEKLKELQNEVEKQMNLSPPPAGPVIMSIEEKMEADGRSIYVGNVDYGATAEELEAHFHGCGSVNRVTILCDKFTGHPKGFAYIEFADKESVRTAMALDESLFRGRQIKVGAKRTNRPGISTTDRGFPRARFRSRGGNFSSRARYYSGYTPPRGRGRAFRGRGRSTSWYSPY
- the LOC127434323 gene encoding polyadenylate-binding protein 2-B-like isoform X1, which translates into the protein MAEFGNGLAEESLLDSDPGHSELEDPGVGDEEPGFDEGEAAIEDPELEAIKARVREMEEEAEKLKELQNEVEKQMNLSPPPAGPVIMSIEEKMEADGRSIYVGNVDYGATAEELEAHFHGCGSVNRVTILCDKFTGHPKGFAYIEFADKESVRTAMALDESLFRGRQIKVGAKRTNRPGISTTDRGFPRARFRSRGGNFSSRARYYSGYTPPRGRGRAFRFQDQWRLTTPPPVAAAPPTVSAASLSLSAPAMHTHPILSVWGGGGQGDHRHNAGGIYYNNKR
- the LOC127434323 gene encoding polyadenylate-binding protein 2-B-like isoform X3, giving the protein MEEEAEKLKELQNEVEKQMNLSPPPAGPVIMSIEEKMEADGRSIYVGNVDYGATAEELEAHFHGCGSVNRVTILCDKFTGHPKGFAYIEFADKESVRTAMALDESLFRGRQIKVGAKRTNRPGISTTDRGFPRARFRSRGGNFSSRARYYSGYTPPRGRGRAFRFQDQWRLTTPPPVAAAPPTVSAASLSLSAPAMHTHPILSVWGGGGQGDHRHNAGGIYYNNKR